Part of the Kordiimonas pumila genome is shown below.
ATAGATGCGGCTGGGCATATACACCTGCGGGGGGATAGTGACGCTTTTATTGTAAAGGGTCTTGTGGCTTTGATGCTGATCATCTTTTCAGGCAAAACAGCAGTGGAAATCAGAGATATAAACGCCCGCGCCCTTCTCGACGATTTGGGACTTGCGGCACACCTTTCGCCGCTTAGGGCTAACGGCCTGTTTTCAATGGTTGAGCGTATCCAATCCATTGCCGCTGAAAACCTGTAAGGCCTTCAGCGGTAAAGGTATAGCGCTTTAGGCTACGAATTTCTCATAGAGCAGGAACACGAACACTGCTCCGATGGCGAGGGGGCATACAAACCGCACCAGAAAATACCATAGCTTGAACCATTTTTCTGTCATGGCCAGTTCTTCCAGCAGGTTTTTACGCAGTATAAACCAGCCCATAAACAGCGCCATAAACATGCCAGCAAGGGGCATCATCAGGTTATTTGTCAGGAAATCGAACAGATCAAACAGTGTCATGCCAGCGAATGTAAAGTCGGCAAGCAGGTTAAAGCTGAAGACAGTCAGAATGCCTAGCATAAATGTACCAAAGCCGATAGATAGAGCGGCTTTTTTACGGGTGTACCCTGTTTTTTCCTGAAGGTACGAAACAGAAGGCTCCAGAAGGGATATGGAGCTGGTGATGGCTGCAATGACAAGAAGAGCGAAGAAGAGCGCACCAAAAATAACGCCAAAATGCATCTGACCAAAGGCGATAGGCAGTGTTACGAAAATAAGGCCGGGGCCGCTGCTTAAGTCAAGGTTGTAGGCAAAAACCAGTGGGAAAATCGCAAGACCAGCAAGCAAGGCAACAGCCGTGTCAGCGCTTGCGATAATTACCGCAGATTTGCCAACACTTGTATCTTTTTTAAGGTACGATCCATATGTCATCATGGAACCAAGCCCTAGCGAGAGCGAGAAAAAGGACTGGCCGAGAGCTTCCAGAGCGACGCTGAAAGTAACCTTGCTAAAGTCAGGTTTGAATAAAAACGAAACTGCTTGGGCAAAATCTCCGGCAACGGCCGCATAAATAACAAGCGCAATAAGCAGAATAAAAAGCGCAGGCATCAATATAGTTACAGCTTTTTCAAGGCCGCCTTCCACGCCTTTTGCCACAATAAACATAGTGAGAGATATAAAGCCGGCATGCCATAGTATCATCGTTACCGGGCTAGCTAGCATCGTACCGAACAGCGCGCCAGCCGCTTCAGCCGTAATGCCGTCAAAAGCGCCGATAATAGATTGAATGATGTAAGAAAGTGTCCAGCCACCAATAACAGAATAGAAGCTTAGAACAATGAATGACCCCAAAACGCCAGACCAGCCAACAAGCTGCCAGGCGCTGCTTCTGCCTTCTTCTTTTGCAATTTTCAGCATGGAGCCGATGGGGGATAATTGACCGCGCCGTCCAAGCGAAAGTTCAGCAACAAGAACCGGGGTACCAATAAGAAACACAAAACCTAGGTACATAAGGACAAAAGCCCCGCCGCCGCCTTGCCCTGCTTCATACGGGAACCGCCAAATGTTTCCCAAGCCTACTGCGCTGCCCACAGCGGCCATAATGAATGTCCACTTGGATGACCAATTTGAATGTTCTTTAGCTGCCGCCACGTTTTATCCCCCTGATAATTTCAAGATTGTTGCATAATGAAACTATTTGCCAATGTCTATAAGGAACTCTCTATAGCGTTTATAGGGCGGTATCTATGACAGCGCAGTATTCACCCTGACTCTTAACCGCTGTGCAAAAAGCCTGTGCATCGGCTTTATCGCGGGACCGTATGCCAAGCCGTATAGCTGTCTTGCCTTTCACCACAGTTTCCCACTGGTCAAGAATGCCTTGAAGGGCCGGATATTTGGCTTCAAGCGTACTTTTATGGCTCACAGCACTTTCGAACGAACTGTATGATGCCAGATGGGAAAACCATTGCCCAAAAGGAGATTGGCTATCTGGCCGTGTTACGTCGATCGGTGGCCCGTTATAGGTAGTGGTGGTACCAGATGTTTCTTTTTTAGGTTCACGTTCGGGCAGGCCTTCAGGTAAACGCGGTTCTGGGCGCAGGTTTGCATCAAGTACAGCAAGGTTGCGGGCAACGGTCGCCAGCCTGCGGGCTGCTTCCTCAGAAAGGCTGCCATCTACCATGGCTTCGCGCCCACACTTAATGCGAACATAGCCGTCATAACCAGCTTGCATAAGCTGGGCGTACAGGCCTTGTGCCCGGCTCGGGTGGCCGCTTTCTTCCAAGGCCAGAGCCAAATAAAAGCGGTCAATCGGTGAGGCGAGTGGCTCACTGGTGAGCTGTTTTACCACATCATCAGCGCGGCCTTCGCACATGGCAGCTTCAATAGTTTGTTGCATATAGCTGCTATAATTTTCGCTGTCTTGGCTGCGGGTTGTGGGTGCATACGGGCTAGGTGAACATGCGGTGATAAGCCCTGTCAGGAGAACCACCAGTGCTGTGCCAGCAGGGCACAATGTGCTAAGCTGTTTCATCTTTTTATTGAGGCCGCGCATCGAGAATAATCCTGTTATTGCGGTTCTGGGTTGGTCTTGCTGTGTTGCCGCCCAGTAAGCCACGCATCAAATTAATCTGTTCGCCTGAAAACTCTACCGGCGTTTTTAAAACATACCAGTTTACATCCTCGGTACAGGGCGGTGTGGTAAGGGACCCCATATAGCGATAGTAGGATTTATCATTTGGCATCAGGTCGCGCGCATTGATCAGCACTTTGTCTTTGTGAATAATCTGGTCAGATTCGAGCGGTATGTTTTCATAAAGTTCTTGGGCCGCTATGTTTGCTTTACCCTCTTTTACAAAAACAGCAATAACAGCCAGACTGCCATCAACTGCTTTATGCACAAAGTGTATCGCCATGGGGTATTGCTCTCCCATCACAGTGTGTTCTGCGGGGGTATGAAAATGAAATTGCTGTAGCTCAAACCGTTTTGCGCCAACCAGAAGATAGCTGCCTTTATCATAATCCTGCATAATGGAAACACGGTTATTACTGAGGTGCACGGGGGTAACCTGATAGTCTGTTTCCAGCCTGTGCATGATCGCCGGGTCTGTGCCTTCAATATCAATGGGGGATTGTTGTTTGCCGTACAGGCAAAGGCCATTTGCGGGCGACAGGTCGTGCCAGTTTGCAGGTCCGTTTGACCCAGAGTAGCTCCAGTTGCTTGGCCCGCCGTCATATGCGGCGATACTGGCCGTTAGCACTAAAGATGCCAGCAGCGTTGCAGCTACTTTCCCTTTTTTAAATGCCCCCATCGTCTGTTGCCTCCTGAAAGTCATGAACAGCTGCCCTAATTATGTGCGCTTTTATGTTTGTTATTTAGATAAGCTACTATGCAGTTCATTTTATTAAAAGTCTGTTTATTCAATTATATAAGATGAAAATGC
Proteins encoded:
- a CDS encoding carbonic anhydrase encodes the protein MGAFKKGKVAATLLASLVLTASIAAYDGGPSNWSYSGSNGPANWHDLSPANGLCLYGKQQSPIDIEGTDPAIMHRLETDYQVTPVHLSNNRVSIMQDYDKGSYLLVGAKRFELQQFHFHTPAEHTVMGEQYPMAIHFVHKAVDGSLAVIAVFVKEGKANIAAQELYENIPLESDQIIHKDKVLINARDLMPNDKSYYRYMGSLTTPPCTEDVNWYVLKTPVEFSGEQINLMRGLLGGNTARPTQNRNNRIILDARPQ
- a CDS encoding SufE family protein, with product MSLENTTLVEIQDTFEFLEDWEERYKYIIDLGKKLPALADEEMTDTYKVRGCQSQVWLIPEIDAAGHIHLRGDSDAFIVKGLVALMLIIFSGKTAVEIRDINARALLDDLGLAAHLSPLRANGLFSMVERIQSIAAENL
- a CDS encoding sodium-dependent transporter; translated protein: MAAAKEHSNWSSKWTFIMAAVGSAVGLGNIWRFPYEAGQGGGGAFVLMYLGFVFLIGTPVLVAELSLGRRGQLSPIGSMLKIAKEEGRSSAWQLVGWSGVLGSFIVLSFYSVIGGWTLSYIIQSIIGAFDGITAEAAGALFGTMLASPVTMILWHAGFISLTMFIVAKGVEGGLEKAVTILMPALFILLIALVIYAAVAGDFAQAVSFLFKPDFSKVTFSVALEALGQSFFSLSLGLGSMMTYGSYLKKDTSVGKSAVIIASADTAVALLAGLAIFPLVFAYNLDLSSGPGLIFVTLPIAFGQMHFGVIFGALFFALLVIAAITSSISLLEPSVSYLQEKTGYTRKKAALSIGFGTFMLGILTVFSFNLLADFTFAGMTLFDLFDFLTNNLMMPLAGMFMALFMGWFILRKNLLEELAMTEKWFKLWYFLVRFVCPLAIGAVFVFLLYEKFVA